The Nostoc sp. 'Lobaria pulmonaria (5183) cyanobiont' genome window below encodes:
- a CDS encoding antitoxin family protein, with product MVEKITAVFNGKVFYPAEPIALPINTRVRISIEILPPSEQETVSFLQTARSLNLEGPPDWSANIDKYLYSK from the coding sequence ATGGTAGAAAAAATCACAGCTGTGTTTAATGGCAAAGTGTTCTATCCGGCTGAACCGATCGCACTGCCAATTAATACCCGCGTGCGAATCAGTATTGAAATTTTACCGCCCAGCGAACAGGAAACGGTATCATTTCTGCAAACGGCGCGATCGCTCAACCTCGAAGGGCCACCTGACTGGTCTGCCAATATAGATAAATATTTATACAGTAAGTAA
- a CDS encoding metallophosphoesterase — protein MKLISDPPIPVKIQKMKERVRWMHPSFVQRGIDQTSIVIDDRRQDNPEFSFMVIGDSGTKSHSRHHPQRKVAELMLTHRDDCSFVLHTGDVIYVVGSQEYYSTNFIEPYREFLVNGDNPKSIPYDRMVFNLPFLPVLGNHDYYDVPLMYRLFTGTTSSLRRLFRYKDIEIGWHGSYQGNAYARAFMDYTQAMSPQELERHLDRHYTAKTDTGRCLRYEPGQFTRLPNRYYTFRYGGIDFFALDSNTFNTPSPLPATQEGEIYRRELQKRRQEIDREEVEILKIYDRLNPDKPTEAEQLDDLSAKLDQINEIKIDIEKQLASHQMPAIDFEQLEWLRSKLIESWNTSQVRGRVIFFHHPPYVTEATKWNQAQTLAVRHRLRWVFEQVAETLGSLIKERPIVDLILNGHAHCLEHLCTTDTGFADSHINCIISGGSGHRPRYQRREGTELMETFAEIAGKSTRKVADSRLFVGRHNYNFQNRLPYSCVRIDVLDGSPPKFIIRPLITERVEQKWHNTELEPFVI, from the coding sequence ATGAAATTGATTTCCGATCCGCCGATTCCTGTGAAAATTCAAAAGATGAAGGAACGGGTGCGGTGGATGCATCCAAGTTTTGTGCAACGGGGAATTGACCAAACCAGTATAGTTATTGACGATCGCAGACAGGATAATCCAGAATTTTCCTTTATGGTTATCGGTGATTCTGGCACTAAATCCCATTCTCGACACCACCCCCAACGAAAAGTTGCCGAACTGATGCTGACTCACCGCGATGATTGCAGCTTTGTGTTGCATACTGGCGATGTCATCTATGTGGTGGGTTCCCAAGAATATTATTCAACAAACTTTATTGAGCCTTACCGGGAATTTCTTGTTAATGGCGACAATCCGAAAAGCATTCCTTATGACCGCATGGTGTTTAATCTGCCGTTCTTGCCAGTACTTGGTAATCATGATTACTACGATGTGCCATTGATGTACCGTTTATTTACTGGCACAACATCGTCACTACGTCGCCTGTTCCGCTACAAAGATATCGAGATTGGCTGGCATGGATCGTATCAAGGTAATGCTTATGCACGGGCATTTATGGACTACACTCAGGCGATGTCTCCACAAGAGTTAGAACGTCATTTAGATCGGCACTACACTGCTAAAACCGATACAGGGCGCTGTTTGCGTTATGAACCCGGACAATTTACCCGCTTACCCAATCGCTATTACACCTTTCGTTACGGCGGGATTGACTTTTTTGCACTGGATTCTAATACCTTTAATACACCCTCACCTTTACCTGCAACTCAAGAGGGGGAAATTTACCGCCGAGAATTGCAAAAGCGTCGCCAGGAAATAGATCGAGAAGAAGTGGAGATTTTGAAAATATATGATCGCCTCAACCCAGATAAACCCACCGAAGCCGAACAACTCGATGACCTTAGTGCTAAATTAGACCAAATCAACGAGATCAAAATCGACATTGAAAAACAACTAGCATCTCATCAAATGCCTGCGATCGACTTTGAACAACTTGAATGGTTGCGAAGCAAACTAATCGAATCTTGGAACACCTCCCAAGTGCGCGGACGTGTAATCTTTTTCCACCATCCCCCCTACGTCACAGAAGCTACCAAGTGGAATCAGGCACAAACCTTGGCAGTTCGCCACCGCTTGCGCTGGGTGTTTGAACAAGTGGCAGAAACTCTTGGTTCTCTAATTAAAGAACGTCCCATAGTCGATTTGATTTTAAATGGACACGCTCACTGTTTAGAGCATCTTTGCACAACTGATACCGGATTTGCAGACTCGCACATTAACTGTATTATCTCTGGTGGTAGCGGTCATCGTCCCCGCTATCAACGGCGAGAAGGGACTGAATTGATGGAAACTTTTGCTGAAATTGCAGGTAAATCCACTCGGAAAGTTGCGGATTCAAGGCTATTTGTGGGCCGTCATAACTACAATTTCCAGAACCGACTGCCTTATTCATGTGTGCGGATTGATGTTCTGGATGGTAGCCCGCCCAAGTTTATCATCAGACCGCTGATTACTGAACGAGTTGAACAAAAGTGGCATAACACGGAACTTGAACCTTTTGTTATTTAA
- a CDS encoding damage-control phosphatase ARMT1 family protein encodes MNIPHIPKLPIPPSLLGSEVGSFTEFTVTQRMPAIARKVIAENNFSSEINTSLENLARELPTGYVQPLLNNTAVDFSAWNTYLEFYKGQRWVDVPWFFAETYFFRLILEITNYFRPGVWQGVDPFELQKSQSLEASLDSIILLCGQANNWLDNSQRKEESNQTALIALLYFALWGNRVDLSLWSASESDRSRFDIQTQLAHILVNDASQVTELLINSQGGRIDFVVDNAGFELVCDLFLVDFLLSSGLADRVYLHLKPHPTFVSDAMIKDVHYTTSFLGASGNQQVTSFAQRLQDNIASRRLVLSEDYFWTSPLAFWEIPNSLKNELANASLVIIKGDANYRRLLGDRHWNFTTNIADIVCYLPVPMVALRTLKSEVAVGLKPEVIEKVAKSDSSWLTNGQWGVIQLVV; translated from the coding sequence GTGAATATACCCCACATCCCCAAATTACCCATACCACCATCTCTTTTGGGGTCAGAAGTCGGTTCTTTTACTGAGTTTACAGTTACTCAACGAATGCCTGCGATCGCTCGCAAAGTTATCGCTGAAAATAATTTCTCGTCTGAAATTAATACCAGCTTAGAAAACCTGGCTAGAGAATTGCCAACAGGATATGTGCAACCTCTTTTAAATAATACTGCTGTAGATTTTTCAGCCTGGAATACATATTTAGAATTCTACAAAGGTCAGCGTTGGGTAGATGTACCTTGGTTTTTTGCTGAAACTTATTTTTTTCGATTAATTCTAGAAATTACTAATTATTTTCGCCCTGGTGTCTGGCAAGGTGTCGATCCATTTGAGTTACAAAAGTCTCAAAGTTTAGAAGCATCTCTGGATTCGATTATTCTACTGTGTGGTCAGGCTAACAATTGGTTAGATAATTCACAACGAAAGGAAGAATCAAATCAAACAGCTTTAATAGCACTGTTATATTTTGCTTTGTGGGGAAATCGAGTTGACTTGAGTTTATGGTCAGCGTCCGAGAGCGATCGCAGTCGTTTTGATATTCAAACCCAACTAGCTCACATCCTAGTAAATGATGCCTCCCAAGTCACGGAATTGTTAATAAACTCTCAAGGAGGACGGATTGATTTTGTTGTAGACAATGCTGGTTTTGAACTTGTTTGTGATTTATTTTTAGTAGATTTTTTGTTAAGTAGCGGACTGGCGGATCGGGTTTACCTACACTTAAAGCCACATCCGACTTTTGTCTCTGATGCCATGATTAAGGATGTACATTACACAACAAGTTTTTTAGGCGCTAGTGGAAATCAACAAGTTACATCCTTTGCCCAAAGACTGCAAGACAATATTGCATCAAGGCGTTTAGTACTATCTGAAGATTACTTTTGGACATCGCCTTTAGCTTTTTGGGAAATACCCAACTCTCTCAAAAATGAATTAGCCAATGCGAGTTTGGTTATAATCAAAGGAGATGCCAATTATCGCCGATTATTAGGCGATCGCCATTGGAATTTTACTACCAACATTGCAGATATAGTCTGCTACTTACCCGTGCCAATGGTAGCTCTACGCACCCTAAAGTCAGAAGTAGCAGTTGGTTTAAAACCAGAAGTTATTGAGAAAGTAGCAAAATCTGACTCTTCTTGGTTGACAAATGGACAGTGGGGTGTAATTCAGTTGGTGGTTTAG
- a CDS encoding type II toxin-antitoxin system VapC family toxin, whose amino-acid sequence MHSEVFLDTSFAIALSAPSDRLHDRALHLAKMLQAAETRLVTTQAVMLEIGNALSQQPYRQAAIILLNSLVADSKVEIVPLSQELYERAFQLYRERTEKEWGFVDCVSFIVMQYSGITEALTADEHFQQAGFRALLRENLP is encoded by the coding sequence ATGCATTCTGAAGTCTTTCTTGATACATCATTTGCCATTGCTTTATCTGCACCGAGCGATCGCTTGCATGACCGAGCTTTACATCTGGCTAAAATGTTACAAGCAGCAGAAACTCGTTTGGTGACAACACAGGCGGTAATGTTGGAAATTGGCAATGCCTTATCCCAACAACCTTATCGTCAGGCGGCAATCATATTATTAAATTCTTTAGTAGCAGACTCCAAAGTAGAAATTGTCCCCCTTTCCCAGGAACTCTACGAACGTGCTTTCCAGCTATATCGCGAACGAACAGAGAAAGAATGGGGATTTGTCGATTGCGTATCTTTTATTGTTATGCAATATAGCGGCATCACTGAAGCACTGACAGCTGATGAGCATTTTCAACAAGCAGGCTTTCGAGCATTACTGCGAGAAAATTTACCGTAA
- a CDS encoding YebC/PmpR family DNA-binding transcriptional regulator, producing the protein MAGHSKWANIKRQKAVVDAKKGKTFTQLSRAIIVAARSGVPDPALNFQLRTAVDKAKAASIPNDNIERAIAKGAGTFGGDNAIFEAIRYEGYGPCGVAILIEALTDNRNRTAADLRVAFSKNGGNLGETGCVSWMFEQKGVCVVQGVLDEEQLLEASLEGGAQSYEMTEDEMAEVFTDIANLETLSQTLKNQGFKVTDAELRWIPSNSVEVTDPDRARSLFKLIDTLESLDDVQNVTANFDVAEELMALSIS; encoded by the coding sequence ATGGCAGGACATAGTAAATGGGCAAATATTAAGCGCCAAAAAGCGGTAGTAGATGCAAAAAAGGGAAAAACCTTTACTCAATTATCCAGGGCAATTATCGTTGCGGCTAGAAGTGGTGTACCAGATCCGGCGCTGAATTTTCAACTTCGCACGGCAGTTGACAAGGCAAAGGCTGCGAGTATTCCCAATGATAATATTGAACGAGCGATCGCTAAAGGTGCAGGCACTTTTGGCGGGGATAATGCTATCTTTGAAGCCATTCGCTACGAAGGCTATGGCCCTTGTGGTGTAGCAATTTTAATCGAAGCCCTCACAGATAATCGTAATCGCACTGCTGCTGACTTGCGTGTAGCTTTTAGTAAAAATGGTGGCAATCTTGGTGAAACAGGTTGTGTTAGCTGGATGTTTGAACAAAAAGGCGTTTGTGTAGTGCAGGGTGTACTTGACGAAGAACAGCTTTTAGAAGCATCCCTTGAAGGGGGTGCCCAGTCTTATGAGATGACTGAAGATGAGATGGCTGAGGTATTTACTGATATTGCAAATTTAGAAACCCTTAGTCAGACACTTAAAAATCAAGGCTTTAAGGTAACTGATGCCGAATTGCGCTGGATTCCTAGTAATAGTGTAGAAGTTACCGATCCCGATCGGGCGCGATCGCTTTTCAAGTTAATTGATACTCTAGAAAGCTTGGATGACGTGCAAAATGTCACAGCTAATTTTGACGTAGCAGAAGAATTGATGGCTCTCAGCATTTCCTAA